A region from the Vicia villosa cultivar HV-30 ecotype Madison, WI linkage group LG3, Vvil1.0, whole genome shotgun sequence genome encodes:
- the LOC131655811 gene encoding KRR1 small subunit processome component homolog, whose amino-acid sequence MDEHEVTNEVVREKKKGKHDKPKPWDDDPNIDRWKVEKFDPSWNEGGMLEVSSFSTLFPQYREKYLQEAWPLVKSALKEFAISAELNLVEGSMTVSTTRKTKDPYIIVKARDLIRLLSRSVPAPQAIKILDDEMQCDIIKISGMVRNKERFVKRRQHLVGPNSSTLKALEILSGCYILVQGNTVSVMGSYKGLKQVRRIVEECMLNKMHPVYNIKILMMKKELEKDPALAQENWDRFLPKFNKKNVKQKKVSTKQKKPYTPFPPPQQPSKVDIELETGEYFISDKKKSKKKWQERQEKQAEKTAENKRKRDESFIPPKEPAKPVVTNSEDANNNVAEMAMSLKEKSKKFGKRKSEENINAEAYIIGSSEQPSKKKSKKQKS is encoded by the exons ATGGACGAACACGAAGTAACCAACGAAGTAGtgagagagaagaagaaagggAAACACGATAAACCCAAACCATGGGACGATGATCCCAACATCGACCGCTGGAAGGTCGAGAAGTTTGATCCATCATGGAATGAAGGTGGAATGCTTGAAGTCAGTTCCTTCTCCACCCTGTTCCCTCAATACCGCGAAAAGTATCTCCAAGAAGCCTGGCCACTCGTTAAATCCGCACTCAAAGAATTCGCCATCTCTGCCGAACTCAACTTG GTTGAGGGTTCGATGACAGTTTCAACAACCAGAAAGACTAAGGATCCGTATATTATTGTTAAAGCTAGGGATCTTATCAGACTTCTTTCTCGGAGTGTACCCGCTCCTCAG GCAATTAAAATACTTGACGATGAAATGCAATGCGACATCATTAAAATTAGCGGGATGGTTCGCAACAAG GAGCGTTTCGTAAAAAGAAGACAGCATCTTGTGGGTCCCAATTCTTCCACTTTGAAG GCTCTCGAAATACTCTCGGGCTGTTACATTCTCGTCCAG GGAAACACGGTTTCTGTGATGGGTTCATACAAAGGTTTGAAACAAGTCAGAAGAATTGTTGAGGAATGCATGCTGAATAAAATGCACCCTGTCTACAATATTAAG ATTCTTATGATGAAGAAGGAACTTGAAAAAGATCCAGCACTTGCCCAAGAGAACTGGGATAGGTTTCTTCCAAAGTTTAACAA GAAAAATGTAAAGCAAAAGAAGGTTAGCACCAAACAGAAGAAGCCATATACTCCTTTCCCTCCTCCTCAACAACCCAGTAAG GTTGATATAGAATTAGAAACCGGGGAATACTTCATTAGCGACAAAAAGAAATCCAAAAAGAAATGGCAAGAGAGGCAGGAGAAGCAGGCGGAAAAAACCgccgaaaacaaaagaaaacgaGACGAGTCCTTTATCCCACCCAAG GAGCCTGCAAAGCCGGTGGTGACTAATTCCGAGGATGCCAATAATAATGTTGCTGAAATGGCAATGTCCTTAAAG GAAAAATCAAAGAAGTTTGGGAAGCGCAAATCTGAAGAAAATATAAATGCTGAGGCATATATTATAGGGTCATCAGAACAACCATCAAAAAAGAAATCTAAGAAACAAAAGTCTTAG